The genomic DNA GCACGCAGCGGCGCGGTGCCGCGCTGACGAGTCAGGGAAAAGGTACGTGTGCCCGGAGACAGGGTCTGGGTGGCCGGGCCGGTAAAATAGCTGTTGATGACGGCGTCGCTGCCGCCCTGGCCATCGCGACCGGGGTTGGCACAGACTGCCGCCCACGCGCCACTCTGCCCCAGCAGCAGGGCAATAATCAGCGTGGCGGATCGAGCCAGTCGGCAGTGGTGTTGTTGCAACGAAACCATCCGGCAATACTGTAGCGTTCCCGGGTGGCTGCCAAGACTTCGTGGGGAATTTTCTCGCTGAGGAAAGCCACCAGGGTCCCGGCGCGGGGCTCCACTTCCGTGGCCACTCCCTGGGCATCGGGCTCCGGCCACAGCCGCAGGCGGCCGCCCCACTGACTCTGCCAGCCTTCATTAAGGTACAGCACCACGGACAACAGGCGCCCGTTGTTGCCATTGAAGGCATCCAGATGGCGCTGGTAGTAGTCACCGGGCCCGTAAATGGCAAAGTGGGATTCCAGCTCGAACAGCCCCATGAACAGGGACCGGTTCACCGCCACCCGCAGGCTTTCCAGCCCCTCCAACAACTGACACTGGGCCAGGGTCTGTCCCCTTAACCAGCAGGTTCTGTCACTTCGGACGCGGGTGTCTTTCTGGTGCACCTGGCGCCGACCAATACCGGCCAGCTGAAACTCCCCCTGCCGGTCACGCAGTTGCGCTTCCTCGCGAAGGGCTCGCACCAGTGACAGGGGGAAATAGCCAGGGGCAATGGCATAGCCATGCTGGACCAGCCCATCTATGAGGCCGTCAAGTCGGTCGCCACCAACGCCGCCCAGTGAATCCGCATTGTCTTGCACCGCAGTGCCTCCCGAACCGAATCGTTAGTGGAGCGCTTCTCCAGCACCACTGTCCATCTCATCCGGCCAGATCAACCAGTGAAATTCCTGGCCTTCATCCAGCAATTGCACCGTGGCATCCACGGTGGCCTGGACGAAGTGGATAAACTGCTCGAAAGACACACCGTGACGGCTCAGCAGCAAATCGCAGGCCACCAGCCGGGGCAGAGAGTCGTCGCTCACATCCAGAAACAGCTTGATGGAAGGATACGCCATATTCAGCCGGGTCAGCTCCGCCTGCACGGCAAACAGGGCCGACGGGCGCAAT from Alcanivorax sp. includes the following:
- a CDS encoding YbjN domain-containing protein, coding for MLGVVNADAERVKQWLQQANIRHYICEHCHGLHLSELQEREGVVDARVFVEEDGILLTTELELRPSALFAVQAELTRLNMAYPSIKLFLDVSDDSLPRLVACDLLLSRHGVSFEQFIHFVQATVDATVQLLDEGQEFHWLIWPDEMDSGAGEALH
- a CDS encoding 2OG-Fe(II) oxygenase — encoded protein: MQDNADSLGGVGGDRLDGLIDGLVQHGYAIAPGYFPLSLVRALREEAQLRDRQGEFQLAGIGRRQVHQKDTRVRSDRTCWLRGQTLAQCQLLEGLESLRVAVNRSLFMGLFELESHFAIYGPGDYYQRHLDAFNGNNGRLLSVVLYLNEGWQSQWGGRLRLWPEPDAQGVATEVEPRAGTLVAFLSEKIPHEVLAATRERYSIAGWFRCNNTTADWLDPPR